A single window of Vibrio sp. HB236076 DNA harbors:
- the accD gene encoding acetyl-CoA carboxylase, carboxyltransferase subunit beta, with translation MSWLEKILEKSNIVSSRKASIPEGVWTKCTSCEQVLYHADVERNLEVCPKCNHHMRMKARRRLETFLDEDNRVELASELEPKDKLKFKDSKRYKDRIVAAQKNSGEKDALVVMKGELLGLPLVACAFEFSFMGGSMGSVVGARFVRAVEAAIENNCALVCFSASGGARMQEALMSLMQMAKTSAALEKLSQQGLPFISVMTDPTMGGVSASLAMLGDINIGEPKALIGFAGRRVIEQTVREDLPEGFQRSEFLLEHGAIDMIVDRRDMRDRIGGLIAKLTNQPLSQQDIDVESENEADYAIPEADEKE, from the coding sequence ATGAGTTGGCTTGAAAAAATTCTTGAAAAAAGCAATATCGTAAGTTCACGTAAAGCCTCGATTCCCGAAGGTGTTTGGACTAAATGTACTTCGTGTGAGCAAGTGCTTTATCACGCCGATGTCGAGCGCAATTTAGAAGTGTGCCCGAAGTGTAATCACCACATGCGGATGAAAGCACGTCGCCGCTTAGAAACGTTTCTTGATGAGGACAATCGCGTAGAACTCGCGAGCGAGCTAGAACCTAAAGACAAGCTCAAGTTCAAAGATTCAAAACGCTATAAAGACAGAATTGTCGCGGCACAAAAAAACAGCGGTGAAAAAGACGCGCTTGTTGTGATGAAAGGGGAGTTGTTAGGCTTGCCTTTGGTGGCTTGTGCTTTTGAATTCTCTTTCATGGGGGGGTCAATGGGCTCGGTCGTCGGTGCCCGTTTTGTGCGTGCCGTTGAAGCGGCAATCGAAAACAATTGTGCTTTGGTGTGCTTCTCGGCCAGTGGCGGGGCGCGTATGCAAGAGGCATTGATGTCTCTGATGCAAATGGCAAAGACCAGCGCAGCGCTAGAGAAACTTTCACAACAGGGCCTGCCGTTCATCTCTGTGATGACAGATCCAACAATGGGTGGGGTTTCTGCGAGTTTAGCTATGCTTGGTGATATTAACATCGGCGAACCTAAAGCGTTGATCGGTTTTGCCGGTCGTCGTGTTATCGAGCAAACCGTACGCGAAGATCTGCCAGAGGGTTTCCAACGCAGCGAGTTTTTACTTGAGCATGGTGCGATTGATATGATTGTTGATCGCCGAGACATGCGCGATCGCATCGGTGGTTTGATCGCCAAGCTGACTAATCAGCCATTATCACAGCAAGATATTGATGTCGAAAGTGAAAATGAAGCTGATTATGCTATACCAGAAGCGGACGAAAAAGAGTAA
- the folC gene encoding bifunctional tetrahydrofolate synthase/dihydrofolate synthase — protein MTDFTKPEATSPLSVWLDYLATIHTSSIDLGLERVLKVAKDGQLTQPKAKVITVAGTNGKGSTCAMLEAILLDAGYSVGVYSSPHLIRYHERVRVNGQELSDQDHVQALHYIETLRAETSLSFFEFTTLSALYLFEQKQLDVILLEVGLGGRLDATNVVEHDVSLITSLALDHVDWLGDDINVIGYEKAGIFRPHKPAICGQPNPPATVAAHADDIKADFYQVGIQFDYQQQGDTWSWQSGAFHLEELPVPGLPLANAATALMALGTSGLEITDVNIANGLRKAALAGRMQVLAQNPTVLLDVAHNPHSAQYLVEQLSQRYGDTPIHLVVAMLHDKDIAATMKVLEPIASVWYPASLQGPRAANAEELAQYVPSGNPLYASPVEAFKAAHEQVSEEEMIVVVGSFHTVGEVLQYWQSRG, from the coding sequence ATGACTGACTTTACAAAACCTGAAGCCACATCGCCATTATCGGTGTGGCTTGATTATTTAGCTACTATTCACACTTCTTCTATCGACCTTGGCCTTGAGCGCGTACTCAAGGTTGCAAAAGACGGTCAGCTGACCCAACCTAAAGCAAAAGTCATCACTGTAGCAGGTACCAATGGCAAAGGTTCCACTTGTGCCATGTTAGAGGCAATTTTACTCGATGCTGGGTATTCGGTTGGCGTTTACAGTTCACCGCATTTGATTCGTTATCATGAACGCGTCCGAGTCAACGGGCAAGAGCTCTCTGACCAAGACCACGTTCAAGCATTACACTATATCGAAACGCTACGCGCTGAGACCAGTCTGAGTTTTTTTGAGTTCACCACGTTATCTGCTTTGTATCTGTTTGAGCAAAAACAGCTCGATGTGATTTTACTTGAGGTTGGCTTAGGTGGGCGGTTAGACGCCACGAATGTGGTTGAGCACGACGTTTCTCTGATCACGAGTTTGGCACTGGATCACGTCGATTGGCTTGGGGATGATATCAATGTGATTGGTTATGAAAAAGCGGGTATTTTCCGCCCTCATAAACCGGCCATTTGTGGTCAACCCAACCCCCCGGCAACCGTGGCAGCCCATGCTGATGATATCAAAGCGGATTTTTATCAAGTCGGTATTCAGTTCGATTACCAACAACAAGGCGATACTTGGTCTTGGCAAAGCGGCGCATTTCATCTTGAGGAGCTTCCGGTTCCTGGCTTACCGCTCGCCAATGCCGCCACGGCGTTAATGGCATTGGGGACCAGTGGATTGGAGATCACGGATGTCAATATTGCCAATGGACTTCGCAAGGCCGCATTGGCAGGGCGAATGCAAGTTCTGGCGCAAAACCCAACGGTGTTACTCGATGTTGCCCACAATCCGCACTCTGCTCAATACTTAGTAGAACAACTGTCGCAACGGTATGGGGATACACCCATACACCTTGTGGTGGCCATGTTACACGACAAAGATATCGCGGCGACCATGAAGGTGTTAGAGCCGATAGCCAGTGTTTGGTACCCCGCTTCGTTGCAGGGCCCAAGAGCGGCCAACGCCGAGGAGCTTGCGCAGTATGTACCAAGCGGTAACCCTTTGTATGCCTCACCGGTTGAGGCTTTCAAAGCCGCGCATGAGCAAGTGAGCGAGGAGGAAATGATCGTGGTCGTTGGCTCGTTTCACACGGTAGGAGAAGTACTACAATACTGGCAGTCGCGAGGGTAA
- a CDS encoding SPOR domain-containing protein produces MASQFQNRLVGTIILVSLGVIVIPDILDGQKQHYQEQSSAVPLKPESDGRSMADVKAPEAVDTDLPEAPVKVVTIDNTPADHDSGSSPEKKPNPVDTAAEKPLPVAIEDTEHGEKFDDSAYVIQLMALKNSENAINMVKDLQKRGYQAHTKKENGFTRVIIGPDVSKSKLEQQIIELEKITGSRGQLLKFRPINP; encoded by the coding sequence ATGGCCAGCCAATTTCAAAACCGACTTGTCGGAACCATTATACTCGTATCATTAGGGGTAATAGTGATACCCGATATATTAGATGGGCAAAAACAGCACTATCAAGAGCAAAGCAGTGCCGTCCCCCTTAAGCCTGAGAGCGATGGCCGTTCAATGGCTGACGTGAAAGCGCCAGAGGCGGTCGATACCGATTTGCCAGAAGCGCCGGTTAAGGTGGTGACGATTGATAATACCCCTGCTGATCATGACAGTGGGTCATCACCTGAAAAGAAACCAAATCCGGTGGATACAGCGGCTGAAAAACCCCTGCCAGTCGCGATTGAAGATACCGAACACGGCGAAAAATTTGATGACAGTGCGTATGTGATTCAATTGATGGCGTTGAAAAATTCAGAAAACGCCATCAATATGGTGAAAGATTTACAAAAACGCGGCTATCAGGCGCATACGAAAAAAGAAAATGGCTTTACTCGAGTCATTATTGGCCCTGATGTCTCTAAATCAAAACTTGAACAACAGATCATCGAGCTGGAAAAAATTACCGGCTCACGAGGTCAACTGCTTAAGTTTCGTCCGATAAATCCATAA
- a CDS encoding CvpA family protein, producing the protein MNWLDIIILGVIGLSALISLVRGFTKEALSLVIWFGAFFISSHYYSRLSVYFTNFDDPMFRDGAAITALFIATLIVGALVNYVIGQLVQKTGLSGTDRVLGVVFGGVRGVLIVASLLFFADAFTSLPSSEWWQSSRLVPEFSRVITPFFEHLQATSSFLSGP; encoded by the coding sequence ATGAACTGGTTAGATATAATAATTCTAGGTGTGATTGGCCTATCGGCTTTAATCAGCTTAGTCAGAGGGTTTACAAAAGAAGCATTGTCGTTGGTTATTTGGTTTGGGGCCTTTTTTATCTCCAGCCATTACTACAGCCGCTTATCGGTGTATTTTACCAATTTTGACGATCCAATGTTTCGCGATGGCGCGGCCATCACCGCATTGTTTATTGCGACCTTAATCGTTGGCGCTTTAGTCAATTACGTGATTGGACAACTGGTGCAAAAAACAGGCTTGTCTGGAACCGACAGGGTACTCGGCGTCGTCTTTGGCGGTGTTCGCGGTGTGCTGATCGTTGCGTCTTTGCTGTTTTTTGCTGATGCTTTCACCTCTTTACCCAGTTCAGAATGGTGGCAGAGTTCTCGCTTAGTGCCAGAGTTTAGTCGTGTGATAACGCCTTTTTTTGAGCACTTACAAGCAACATCCAGTTTCTTATCTGGCCCGTAA
- the purF gene encoding amidophosphoribosyltransferase — protein MCGIVGIVGTTPVNQSIYDALTVLQHRGQDAAGICTIESNRFRLRKANGLVKDVFEAKHMQRLQGTVGIGHVRYPTAGSSSASEAQPFYVNSPFGITLAHNGNLTNAHEVRQKLFEKDRRHINTTSDSEVLLNVLAHEIDTVRGNVTAEDVFRAVTNVHHTVRGAYAVASMIIGHGMVAFRDPNGIRPLCLGKREENGKVEYMVASESVALDAVGFDFMRDVAPGEAIYMTFDGQLYTKQCAHKPSLTPCIFEFVYFARPDSFIDKISVYSARIEMGKRLGERIKEDFDNLDIDVVIPIPETSCDIALQIAQAIDKPYRQGFVKNRYVGRTFIMPGQQQRRKSVRRKLNAIRSEFKDKNVLLVDDSIVRGTTSEQIIEMARDSGAKKVYMVSAAPEVRFPNVYGIDMPSASELIAHGRDNDSICRQIGADALIYQTIEDLISAVKVGNPSIEAFDASVFNGEYVTGDIDQAYLDFLEDMRNDDAKVQREIQQDLVNLELYNEGA, from the coding sequence ATGTGTGGTATTGTTGGAATCGTGGGCACAACGCCTGTAAATCAGTCGATCTATGACGCACTTACGGTGTTACAGCATCGTGGCCAAGATGCAGCGGGTATTTGTACCATAGAAAGCAATCGTTTTCGTTTGAGAAAGGCGAATGGCTTGGTCAAAGATGTCTTTGAAGCGAAACACATGCAGCGCTTGCAAGGCACTGTGGGGATTGGTCACGTTCGCTACCCAACGGCGGGCAGCTCGAGCGCTTCTGAAGCCCAGCCATTTTATGTCAACTCACCTTTCGGCATTACCCTTGCTCACAACGGTAACTTAACCAATGCGCATGAAGTTCGACAAAAGCTGTTTGAAAAAGATCGCCGTCATATCAATACCACTTCCGATTCTGAAGTGTTATTGAATGTCCTCGCACACGAAATTGATACTGTACGCGGTAATGTAACAGCAGAAGACGTTTTTCGCGCGGTAACCAATGTGCACCATACTGTACGCGGCGCTTACGCTGTGGCGTCGATGATCATTGGTCACGGTATGGTGGCGTTTCGCGATCCTAACGGTATTCGCCCACTGTGTTTGGGTAAGCGCGAAGAAAACGGCAAGGTCGAATACATGGTGGCCTCTGAGTCTGTTGCATTAGATGCAGTCGGCTTTGATTTTATGCGTGATGTTGCTCCTGGCGAAGCGATTTACATGACGTTTGACGGTCAACTTTACACCAAACAATGCGCGCACAAGCCAAGCTTAACGCCGTGTATTTTTGAGTTTGTCTACTTTGCCCGCCCTGATTCGTTTATTGATAAAATCTCGGTGTATAGTGCGCGAATTGAAATGGGTAAGCGTTTGGGCGAGCGCATTAAAGAAGACTTTGATAATTTAGACATCGACGTGGTCATTCCCATTCCGGAAACCTCCTGTGATATCGCGTTGCAGATTGCACAAGCGATTGATAAACCTTATCGACAAGGGTTTGTAAAAAACCGTTATGTCGGCCGTACCTTTATTATGCCGGGTCAACAACAACGACGTAAGTCGGTTCGTCGCAAACTCAATGCCATTCGCTCTGAGTTTAAAGACAAGAATGTGTTATTGGTCGACGATTCCATTGTTCGCGGTACGACTTCAGAGCAAATTATCGAAATGGCAAGAGATTCAGGGGCTAAGAAAGTCTACATGGTGTCGGCTGCGCCAGAAGTGCGTTTCCCGAATGTGTATGGCATTGACATGCCAAGCGCCAGTGAATTGATCGCACATGGCCGTGACAATGACTCCATCTGCCGCCAAATTGGTGCTGATGCTTTGATTTATCAAACCATTGAAGATTTGATCAGCGCGGTGAAAGTGGGTAACCCAAGTATTGAGGCTTTCGACGCCTCGGTGTTTAACGGTGAATATGTGACGGGTGATATTGACCAAGCTTACTTAGATTTTCTGGAAGATATGCGCAATGATGACGCTAAAGTTCAGCGAGAAATACAGCAAGATTTAGTCAATTTAGAACTGTATAACGAAGGCGCTTAA
- a CDS encoding LysR family transcriptional regulator, translated as MKLDDLNLFRLVVENGSYTATSRKTMIPVATITRRIQALEDSVHLRLLNRHARRLTLTEAGERFFRECAPLLQRLTSTAEEITDECRGATGKIKLSAPYNLTKLMLMPLFNAFMHHYPDINLDLTTENHSEQLDPTEWDVIFRVGPQRDSSLIARKIGEVKDILIASPEYLNHNPIPTHADQLHQHALLKGFPLLKWTLTNEEGDMVVNTDRGRFQANALNVVRSACSDGLGIALMPDVMLDDYIARGELIQVLPSWSANPRDVYMIYNHKDHLPDKVRLFIDFIISQSH; from the coding sequence ATGAAGTTAGACGATCTCAATTTATTTCGCCTTGTCGTAGAAAATGGCAGTTACACGGCCACGTCAAGAAAGACCATGATCCCCGTCGCCACCATTACGCGCCGAATTCAGGCCCTTGAAGATTCCGTACACTTGCGCTTACTCAATCGCCACGCCAGAAGATTGACGTTAACAGAAGCAGGAGAGCGTTTTTTTCGCGAATGCGCGCCCCTATTACAGCGTTTGACTTCCACAGCAGAAGAAATTACGGATGAATGCCGAGGCGCAACGGGAAAAATCAAGCTTTCTGCGCCGTACAACCTGACCAAGCTGATGTTAATGCCGCTGTTTAATGCCTTCATGCATCACTACCCGGACATCAACCTCGACCTCACCACAGAAAACCATTCAGAGCAATTAGACCCAACGGAGTGGGACGTCATTTTTCGCGTCGGGCCGCAGCGCGATTCCAGCCTCATAGCTCGAAAAATCGGTGAAGTAAAAGACATACTCATCGCCAGCCCCGAGTATCTCAACCACAACCCTATTCCAACTCACGCCGACCAATTACACCAGCACGCCCTGTTAAAAGGTTTTCCTTTGCTGAAATGGACGTTAACCAACGAGGAAGGCGATATGGTGGTCAACACCGACCGAGGCCGTTTTCAAGCCAATGCACTCAATGTGGTGCGCAGCGCCTGCTCCGATGGATTGGGGATTGCTTTAATGCCTGACGTCATGCTCGATGATTACATCGCCAGAGGAGAGTTGATACAAGTGTTGCCTTCGTGGAGCGCTAACCCAAGAGATGTCTATATGATTTATAACCACAAAGATCACTTACCCGATAAGGTGCGCCTGTTTATTGATTTCATTATCTCTCAATCGCACTAA
- a CDS encoding response regulator → MNKMVSAKVDANNNCQPEKAYQIMIVDDDPVFRRITSAFLTRNGYRVSEAENGIDALKALRTQVPDLLLCDLDMPFLNGIELVEELTQQYPSLPLMVISSTSDMKEVANAIRLGIKEFVAKPVADYQQLLGSIEAVIDKSHDVYTQQQAFGAHFFPPETSEERVTEEQELHWHLNQLQENPAQARDLLRALLPEQDSSQGNWHCSYRLLQTTETMPFVFDYRWLMQGQFAFYLLDSDTEQDHGVVSALLIRTLFDDYLRKAYLGTVVLKDLVRQVEAGIASYRYAPPIKAMFGLADFTTGSIRFLPAGLSALWDCGSERHVLRCCGILGGETAPTLDEIELPIGHLGQLMMGATGKSNFDFTLRSRRV, encoded by the coding sequence ATGAATAAAATGGTCTCAGCTAAGGTTGATGCAAACAACAATTGTCAACCTGAGAAAGCCTATCAGATTATGATTGTCGACGATGACCCGGTCTTTCGTCGTATTACGTCCGCCTTTTTAACCCGCAATGGTTATCGAGTGAGCGAAGCTGAAAATGGCATCGATGCACTAAAAGCCCTGCGAACTCAAGTTCCGGATTTGTTGCTGTGTGACCTTGATATGCCGTTTCTCAATGGAATTGAGTTAGTCGAAGAGTTGACACAACAATACCCTTCATTACCACTGATGGTGATTTCTTCGACGTCAGACATGAAAGAAGTCGCCAACGCCATCCGATTAGGGATTAAAGAATTTGTTGCCAAACCGGTGGCAGACTACCAACAACTCCTGGGCTCTATCGAAGCGGTCATCGACAAAAGCCATGATGTTTATACTCAGCAACAAGCCTTTGGGGCTCATTTTTTCCCGCCGGAAACCAGTGAGGAGAGAGTCACGGAGGAGCAAGAGCTGCATTGGCATTTAAACCAGTTGCAGGAAAATCCCGCCCAAGCCCGTGATTTGCTGCGCGCCCTGTTACCTGAGCAAGACTCTAGTCAAGGCAATTGGCATTGCTCCTATCGATTATTGCAAACCACAGAAACCATGCCTTTTGTCTTTGACTATCGCTGGTTGATGCAAGGTCAATTCGCTTTTTACCTACTCGACTCTGATACCGAGCAAGATCACGGCGTGGTTAGTGCATTGTTGATACGCACTCTGTTTGACGATTATTTGCGCAAGGCGTATTTGGGCACTGTGGTCCTTAAAGACCTGGTCCGCCAAGTGGAGGCGGGGATCGCGTCTTATCGCTATGCGCCCCCAATTAAAGCCATGTTCGGCTTGGCGGATTTTACCACCGGGTCGATACGTTTTTTGCCTGCCGGTTTATCGGCGCTGTGGGATTGTGGCTCTGAGCGTCACGTGCTTCGCTGCTGCGGAATCTTGGGCGGGGAAACGGCGCCCACACTCGATGAGATTGAATTGCCAATTGGTCATTTAGGGCAATTGATGATGGGGGCAACCGGTAAGTCGAACTTCGATTTTACTTTGCGCAGCCGCCGAGTGTGA
- the apt gene encoding adenine phosphoribosyltransferase has protein sequence MTTETINKIKASIQSIADYPKPGIIFRDVTSLLEDSEAYQATIQLLVEKYQAMGFTKVVGTEARGFLFGAPLALELGVGFVPVRKPGKLPRQTISQSYDLEYGTDTLEIHTDAIKPGDKVLVVDDLLATGGTIEATTSLIRQLGGEVEHAAFIINLPEIGGQQRLEKLGLNVHTLCEFDGH, from the coding sequence ATGACGACAGAAACCATCAATAAGATTAAAGCCAGTATTCAAAGTATTGCCGATTACCCCAAGCCGGGCATTATTTTTCGCGACGTGACCAGTTTGCTGGAAGACTCCGAAGCTTATCAAGCCACGATTCAATTGTTGGTCGAAAAATATCAAGCAATGGGCTTTACCAAAGTGGTGGGGACTGAAGCGCGTGGTTTCCTTTTTGGAGCCCCTTTAGCGCTTGAACTAGGCGTAGGTTTTGTTCCGGTTCGCAAACCGGGGAAATTGCCACGTCAAACTATTTCACAGTCGTACGATCTCGAATACGGTACCGACACATTGGAAATTCATACCGATGCGATCAAACCGGGCGATAAAGTGTTGGTGGTGGATGATCTGCTCGCAACCGGTGGTACGATTGAAGCGACAACCAGTTTGATCCGTCAACTTGGTGGCGAAGTGGAGCACGCGGCATTTATTATCAACTTACCTGAGATTGGCGGCCAACAACGATTAGAAAAGTTAGGCTTAAACGTGCATACTCTTTGTGAATTTGACGGACATTAA
- the dnaX gene encoding DNA polymerase III subunit gamma/tau has product MSYLALARKWRPKQFQHVIGQAHVVKALENALSQNRLHHAYLFSGTRGVGKTTLGRIFAKGLNCEQGITNHPCGQCDSCLEIDQGRFVDLLEIDAASRTKVEDTRELLDNVQYKPTRGRFKVYLIDEVHMLSRHSFNALLKTLEEPPEYVKFLLATTDPQKLPITILSRCLQFHLKPIQVDDIHQQLESVLDSEAVKHEHRAVHLIAQSADGSMRDALSLADQAIALGGGEVLTKPVMDMLGSIDTEHALNLIESIVAKNAAHCLSTVKQLAEHGVEWDELLQQLISQLHRIAMHQAVPTTDHFAASDAEKIARLAQQLTPQEVQLYYQIGLKGREDLAFAPSGKMATEMLLLRMLAFRPEPAVVHTLDNAQAFSLDSAIAPADNQAPQAPQAPQAPQAPQAPQAPQAPQAPQAPQAPQAPQAPQAPQAPQAPHDSEPTQSSETAHRPPLSGLRHQLRSQRKGAVAKDSPKKPEAASARPSSAIERVVAQHGQGVVPPAQSQPAADSKPPDTDEAYQWRPQQPVNKAEKASTLTPSLVKQSLEHEKTPEMRKKLFEEAKTLDAWTEIISHLNIAKLVEQLALNSAYDKQGDHITLTLRESQAHLNSERAHQELNQALNEHLSTTCQLSIVIGEQGQTPLELREQLYQQRLEKACESLNQDQNVAMLSERFDAQLDEQSIRPI; this is encoded by the coding sequence ATGAGTTATCTCGCACTGGCTAGAAAGTGGCGACCTAAACAATTTCAACACGTGATTGGGCAGGCCCATGTTGTCAAAGCGCTAGAAAATGCGCTAAGCCAAAATCGATTGCATCACGCTTATTTGTTCAGTGGTACTCGAGGCGTCGGCAAAACCACACTTGGGCGTATTTTTGCCAAGGGATTAAACTGTGAGCAAGGTATCACCAACCACCCTTGTGGTCAGTGCGACAGTTGTCTTGAAATTGATCAAGGGCGATTTGTTGATTTACTCGAAATTGATGCAGCCTCGCGAACTAAGGTGGAAGACACCCGTGAGTTGCTCGACAATGTGCAATACAAACCGACTCGAGGTCGTTTTAAGGTCTACTTGATCGATGAAGTGCACATGTTGTCGCGTCACTCTTTTAACGCCTTGTTGAAGACGTTGGAAGAGCCCCCTGAGTATGTCAAATTCCTTTTGGCAACGACCGATCCGCAAAAGTTACCGATTACGATTTTATCTCGTTGCTTACAGTTTCATTTAAAACCGATTCAAGTGGATGACATTCATCAGCAACTCGAATCGGTATTAGACAGTGAAGCGGTGAAGCATGAGCATCGTGCGGTGCACTTGATTGCTCAATCGGCGGATGGCAGCATGCGCGATGCGCTGAGCTTAGCCGATCAAGCCATTGCGCTTGGTGGTGGCGAGGTATTGACTAAGCCGGTTATGGACATGTTGGGCAGTATTGATACCGAGCATGCATTGAACTTGATTGAGTCGATAGTGGCCAAAAATGCGGCTCACTGTCTATCGACGGTGAAGCAGTTGGCTGAGCACGGTGTCGAGTGGGATGAGCTATTACAGCAGTTGATCAGTCAGCTGCACCGTATTGCAATGCATCAAGCCGTGCCAACGACGGATCATTTTGCTGCCAGTGACGCAGAAAAAATTGCCCGTTTGGCGCAACAGCTCACCCCGCAAGAAGTCCAGTTGTATTACCAGATTGGTTTAAAAGGACGAGAAGATCTGGCCTTTGCCCCCAGCGGTAAAATGGCCACAGAAATGCTGTTACTTCGTATGTTGGCTTTTCGTCCTGAGCCTGCAGTGGTGCACACGTTAGACAATGCACAGGCATTTTCTCTTGACAGTGCAATAGCCCCTGCAGACAATCAAGCACCGCAAGCACCGCAAGCACCGCAAGCACCGCAAGCACCGCAAGCACCGCAAGCACCGCAAGCACCGCAAGCACCGCAAGCACCGCAAGCACCGCAAGCACCGCAAGCACCGCAAGCACCGCAAGCACCGCAAGCACCGCATGACAGCGAACCAACGCAAAGCAGTGAAACCGCTCATCGTCCTCCATTAAGTGGCCTTCGACACCAGTTGCGCTCACAAAGAAAGGGCGCGGTAGCGAAAGACAGCCCAAAAAAGCCTGAGGCGGCATCGGCTCGTCCAAGCTCTGCAATTGAAAGAGTTGTAGCGCAACACGGACAAGGCGTCGTGCCGCCTGCTCAATCTCAGCCCGCAGCAGACAGTAAGCCACCTGATACCGATGAGGCCTATCAATGGCGTCCGCAGCAACCGGTCAACAAAGCAGAAAAAGCCTCGACCTTAACCCCGAGCTTGGTCAAGCAATCTTTGGAGCATGAAAAAACGCCAGAAATGCGCAAAAAGTTGTTTGAAGAAGCCAAGACACTCGATGCGTGGACGGAGATCATCAGCCACCTGAATATCGCGAAGTTGGTTGAGCAATTGGCGCTTAATTCGGCTTACGATAAGCAAGGCGATCACATTACGTTGACACTGCGCGAGAGTCAGGCTCATTTGAATTCTGAACGAGCACATCAAGAATTAAATCAAGCTTTGAACGAGCATTTGTCGACGACGTGTCAATTGAGCATTGTCATTGGCGAGCAGGGACAAACGCCGTTAGAGCTCAGGGAGCAACTTTACCAGCAGCGTCTGGAAAAGGCCTGTGAGAGTCTGAATCAAGATCAGAATGTAGCCATGTTGAGTGAGCGTTTTGACGCCCAACTCGATGAACAAAGTATTCGACCGATTTAA
- a CDS encoding YbaB/EbfC family nucleoid-associated protein produces MFGKGGMGNLMKQAQQMQERMQKIQEEIANMEVTGESGAGLVKVTLTGSHSVRRVDIDDSLMEDDKDMLEDLVAAAFNDAARRVEEQREEKMASVAGGMQLPPGMKMPF; encoded by the coding sequence ATGTTTGGTAAAGGCGGAATGGGCAACTTGATGAAACAAGCCCAGCAAATGCAAGAGCGCATGCAAAAAATTCAAGAAGAGATTGCCAATATGGAAGTGACTGGCGAGTCAGGTGCTGGCCTAGTAAAAGTCACTCTAACAGGAAGTCACAGTGTTCGTCGTGTCGATATCGATGACAGCTTGATGGAAGACGACAAAGACATGCTAGAAGATCTGGTTGCCGCGGCATTTAATGATGCAGCGCGACGTGTTGAAGAGCAGCGTGAAGAAAAAATGGCCTCTGTGGCGGGTGGAATGCAATTACCACCTGGCATGAAGATGCCATTCTAA